In Anopheles gambiae chromosome 2, idAnoGambNW_F1_1, whole genome shotgun sequence, a single window of DNA contains:
- the LOC3290643 gene encoding probable WRKY transcription factor protein 1 isoform X2: MMNDRARLGDSSSALHAKQIHYPSGYPMPRSPPLFICSSPGPDPYRSHDNVYEELEHGPGRDTDSEPPIQSDDDFAEDELSLPGDRSFHKSPSDGGTTVATIYHDRSNGGGSSNSAVTTASASTMPVTDGGGGGGGCCAAGVEGSVGGPPAPATAAGSGPSSAYLERNRTERNSLLSSSSSSGNDNTHPLAHHHHHHRGGTAAVPPSSSAGGLNGVGNSNNNNNNGSSGGGNSSGSSSASNSNRNSNSSTDCGNNNNNNNNNNNNSNISGSSSLPNGTGGTTHCNGVGGVLGLFRSRKHHPAATLGSSGRRQAAPAFNSCSLDGGPLGEPVVLPPMYDDRGMMTLPPPAYAHTLTTTTTGTGGHHHHHPLHHHPHHHHLNSVNNNSLGNQHHHRSNYYSTIDDDGGGPASEPLDPVERRNRINAQLSASAGGVSTIFRNGHRTPGTTVGAPIGGYGSGRSRTNPRRHGRNGNSGSQQQQPLAVISAPSQDPSQYIYHEPVFHEGLIYDGCLSHTYSDRSGGSGSTGTGSTGGGVAYHHPYILPQFTTFRNGGGGGVGGGSVAGVPPSSHPAGTNGGHSIYSRDSSFGSDSGYSQHTQTSNRSVAGWSHRRPAGGQSGTGTVANPKVAATATEQQQQQQPPQSTMVVDS, translated from the exons ATGATGAACGACCGCGCTCGGCTCGGCGATTCCTCTTCAGCG CTGCACGCGAAGCAGATCCACTATCCGAGCGGATATCCGATGCCACGGTCGCCACCATTGTTCATCTGCTCGTCGCCCGGCCCCGATCCGTACCGGTCGCACGACAACGTGTACGAGGAGCTGGAGCATGGGCCGGGCCGGGACACGGACTCGGAGCCGCCGATCCAGTCGGACGACGACTTTGCCGAGGACGAGCTCAGCTTGCCGGGCGACCGGTCCTTCCACAAGTCGCCGTCGGACGGTGGCACCACGGTCGCTACCATCTACCACGACCGGAGCAACgggggcggcagcagcaacagtgcgGTCACGACCGCTTCCGCCTCGACCATGCCCGTTACggacggcggtggcggcggtggcggatGTTGTGCTGCGGGTGTAGAGGGGAGTGTTGGTggaccaccagcaccagcaacggCGGCGGGTTCGGGCCCATCGTCCGCCTACCTGGAGCGGAACCGCACCGAGCGCAACTCGCTCctgtcgtcctcgtcctcgtccggGAATGACAATACACATCCGCtggcacaccaccaccaccaccaccggggcGGAACGGCGGCCGTGCCACCGTCTTCGTCCGCCGGCGGCCTCAACGGAGTTggcaatagcaacaacaacaacaataatggAAGCAGCGGTGGTggcaacagcagcggcagcagcagcgcgagcaacagcaaccgcAACTCCAACTCCAGCACGGATTGtgggaacaacaacaacaacaacaataacaataacaataatagtAACATCAGCGGCAGTTCCAGCCTGCCCAACGGAACCGGCGGCACCACGCACTGcaatggtgttggtggtgtgttggGATTGTTCCGGTCGCGCAAGCACCACCCGGCGGCGACGCTGGGCAGCTCCGGACGGAGGCAGGCGGCGCCGGCATTCAACAGCTGCTCGCTGGACGGGGGACCGCTCGGGGAGCCGGTCGTACTGCCGCCAATGTACGACGATCGGGGCATGATGACGTTACCGCCGCCCGCCTACGCCCATACGctcacgacgacgacgacggggaCCGGGggtcaccatcatcaccatccgcTGCACCACCAtccgcaccaccatcacctgaACAGTGTCAATAACAACTCGCTCGGCAATCAGCACCATCATCGGTCGAACTACTACAGCACGATCGACGACGATGGTGGCGGGCCAGCGTCGGAACCGCTCGATCCGGTCGAGCGGCGGAATCGCATCAACGCGCAGCTGTCGGCGTCGGCCGGCGGCGTCTCCACCATCTTCCGCAATGGGCACCGGACGCCGGGAACCACTGTAGGCGCACCGATCGGCGGGTATGGCAGTGGCCGCTCGCGAACGAATCCACGCCGGCACGGCCGAAATGGTAACAGCGGgagccaacagcagcaaccgctGGCCGTGATATCGGCACCGTCGCAGGACCCGTCGCAGTACATCTACCACGAGCCCGTCTTCCACGAGGGCCTCATCTACGATGGGTGCCTGTCGCACACGTACAGCGATCGGAGCGGGGGCAGCGgcagcaccggcaccggcagtACCGGCGGCGGCGTTGCCTACCACCATCCCTACATTCTGCCCCAGTTTACCACCTTCCGgaatggtggtggcggtggtgttggtggtggaagtGTAGCGGGAGTACCACCTTCATCGCATCCGGCCGGTACCAACGGTGGCCATTCGATCTACTCGCGCGATTCCAGCTTCGGGTCGGACTCGGGCTACAGTCAGCACACGCAAACGTCCAACCGGAGTGTGGCCGGCTGGAGCCATCGGCGGCCGGCTGGCGGACAGTCGGGGACCGGCACCGTCGCCAACCCGAAGGTAGCGGCGACAGcaaccgagcagcagcagcagcagcagccaccgcAATCAACGATGGTGGTCGATTCTTGA
- the LOC11175800 gene encoding apolipoprotein D, which yields MQTVALSVAIVCLLAGAVYGGLMFDRPCPTNVPVKQYFEVDSYLGKWYEMQRYESEFEENFDCVQVRYTLNEDDSVQVSNSAYNLFNGSSINALGRAVLSFPDEEVVQGKLNVSFFGAPNDLSNYWVLDTDYETFSVVWNCQPRGEEQSEESFWVLSRTPTLPADTDVLFRIHYIMRRYIDRSLVRFTSQLDERCPVF from the exons ATGCAAACTGTTGCACTTTCGGTGGCCATCGTGTGCCTGCTGGCCGGTGCCGTGTACGGCGGGCTCATGTTCGACCGTCCCTGCCCGACCAACGTGCCGGTGAAGCAGTACTTCGAGGTGGACAGCTACCTTGGCAAGTGGTACGAGATGCAGCGCTACGAGAGCGAGTTCGAGGAGAACTTTGACTGCGTGCAGGTGCGGTACACGCTGAACGAGGACGACTCGGTGCAGGTGTCCAACTCGGCCTACAACCTGTTCAACGGTTCGTCGATCAATGCGCTCGGCCGGGCGGTGCTGTCCTTCCCGGACGAGGAGGTCGTGCAGGGCAAGCTGAACGTGTCCTTCTTCGGTGCAC CAAATGACCTATCGAACTACTGGGTGCTGGATACTGATTATGAGACGTTTTCGGTCGTCTGGAACTGTCAACCGCGTGGCGAGGAGCAGTCGGAGGAAAGCTTCTGGGTGCTGTCCCGAACGCCAACGCTGCCCGCCGACACGGACGTGCTGTTCCGCATACACTACATCATGCGGCGGTACATCGATCGTAGTCTGGTGCGATTCACTAGCCAGCTTGACGAACG GTGTCCTGTGTTTTAA
- the LOC133392068 gene encoding apolipoprotein D-like, whose amino-acid sequence MSALSTVLLLAGLVACVAGLLTDEACPQDVTAMSGFSLNDYAGRWYEIKRYEQFYEKDLDCVVAEYQKTGDNSISVKNGAFSLANNTRVVADGTAVVSYPDDATHPAKLSVAFFGAKADRSNYWVLDTDYTSFAVVWSCEPFFRDPSKNVLGFWIFSRNQTFPTDEAVVKRVDELVKKYADASKFEVPNQSDERCPRSY is encoded by the exons ATGAGTGCATTATCGACGGTACTGCTGCTAGCGGGACTAGTGGCCTGTGTTGCCGGGCTGCTGACGGACGAGGCCTGCCCACAGGATGTGACGGCGATGAGTGGCTTTTCGCTGAACGATTACGCCGGCCGCTGGTACGAGATCAAGCGGTACGAGCAGTTCTACGAGAAGGATCTGGACTGCGTGGTGGCCGAGTATCAGAAGACGGGCGACAACAGCATCTCGGTGAAGAATGGTGCCTTCAGCCTGGCGAACAATACGCGCGTGGTGGCGGACGGTACGGCCGTGGTATCCTACCCGGACGACGCGACCCATCCGGCCAAGCTGAGCGTCGCGTTCTTCGGAGCAA AGGCCGATCGTAGCAACTACTGGGTGCTAGACACCGACTACACCTCGTTCGCCGTCGTCTGGTCCTGTGAGCCGTTCTTCCGCGATCCCTCCAAGAATGTCC TCGGTTTCTGGATCTTCTCGCGCAACCAAACCTTCCCGACCGACGAAGCCGTGGTGAAGCGCGTGGACGAGCTGGTGAAGAAGTACGCCGACGCGTCCAAGTTCGAAGTGCCGAACCAATCGGACGAACGATGCCCTCGATCGTACTAG
- the LOC1273378 gene encoding apolipoprotein D: protein MISKTVNMLALAVLIVSSLQVAVGFVVRDGNCTLATANLPFVKDFQLEQYLGKWYELERYEQDYERNMECVSIVYRWQQPLETLDVNYRGYLPHNGTVNTFTGSGVFSQEPAQETANSTAPTTAAKLLVSFGRVYNATNYWVVDTDYVNYAIVYSCVTFAEMGQAVEGYWLLARTPNLPDNQTVIERVKYLRSTYFQVSHMRFTNHTEELCPEEEKLPTEPSLVILPPL, encoded by the exons ATGATCAGTAAAACAGTGAACATGTTAGCATTAGCCGTGCTGATCGTCAGCAGCCTGCAAGTGGCAGTGGGATTTGTGGTACGCGATGGAAACTGCACACTGGCCACGGCAAATCTGCCATTTGTGAAAGACTTTCAGCTGGAACAG TATCTTGGCAAGTGGTACGAGCTGGAACGGTACGAGCAGGACTACGAGCGTAACATGGAGTGCGTGTCGATCGTGTACCGATGGCAGCAACCGCTCGAAACGCTCGACGTGAACTATCGTGGCTATCTGCCGCACAATGGTACCGTCAACACCTTCACCGGCAGCGGTGTATTCAGCCAGGAGCCGGCGCAGGAAACCGCTAACTCTACGGCACCTACCACGGCTGCTAAGCTGCTCGTATCGTTTGGCAGAG TGTACAATGCCACCAACTACTGGGTAGTGGATACGGATTACGTCAACTACGCGATCGTGTACTCCTGCGTGACGTTCGCCGAGATGGGCCAGGCCGTCGAGGGCTACTGGCTGCTGGCACGCACACCCAACCTGCCGGACAACCAGACCGTGATCGAGCGCGTCAAATACCTGCGCTCCACGTACTTCCAGGTGTCGCACATGCGCTTCACAAACCACACCGAGGAACT CTGCCCAGAGGAGGAAAAGCTGCCAACCGAACCGAGCTTAGTCATTTTGCCACCACTGTAG
- the LOC11175951 gene encoding uncharacterized protein LOC11175951 encodes MNSIQLLAAAFVLGLVGLTSGQLVSPGVCQDFPVHVNFDVPRYLGLWYEIRRYEQVFQRGGECVTAEYSLNDDGSVRVFNSMLVPPGQVRQSDVGRAVVAFPDESPLEAKLNVTFDATATDISANYWVLGTDYDSYAVVWGCFGVGTTLRAESAWILSRTPTLTPQAEAEVQRYVDLYLSEEDLRPTVQNLDFCCTIDPEVTAYPQCPTHMSALSTVLLLAGLVACVAGLLTDEACPQDVTAMSGFSLNDYAGRWYEIKRYEQFYEKDLDCVVAEYQKTGDNSISVKNGAFSLANNTRVVADGTAVVSYPDDATHPAKLSVAFFGAKADRSNYWVLDTDYTSFAVVWSCEPFFRDPSKNVLGFWIFSRNQTFPTDEAVVKRVDELVKKYADASKFELVLARQFKVTTVKMLKQLVCGALFLATLVQGTIFERPCRTDVAVVQDFQVDQYLGLWYDLEHYEASFEQNTDCVTAEYSRYADGSIRVFNSAVRLTDGLLYAVDGLALLSYPEAEVLEAKLNVSFYGAPNDESNYWILDTDYENYSIVWSCEPIGEERSLEYYWLLSRTPALPEDEELREKIEILKEQNGIIDDELIITEHFAEGCNIKRNALAVLIVSSLQVAVGFVVRDGNCTLATANLPFVKDFQLEQYLGKWYELERYEQDYERNMECVSIVYRWQQPLETLDVNYRGYLPHNGTVNTFTGSGVFSQEPAQETANSTAPTTAAKLLVSFGRVYNATNYWVVDTDYVNYAIVYSCVTFAEMGQAVEGYWLLARTPNLPDNQTVIERVKYLRSTYFQVSHMRFTNHTEELLDIMSFVRCLFVVLVAAGSIALAQRIVSQPCPDPANRPVVQYFDLQRYVDGRWYEISRYDQHFEKDCDCGYATYTPLADGSVRVQNCCERLPNTTVKCSIGKAVVSYPDVFPLEGRFNVTFGGPPKTSNYWILDTDYDNYALIYYCKNLSESKSAEAAWVLSKQRTIHPSVQDTVNGLVDKYFVRQDMRITEQSQAKSLSKPNGALVTFTRTEKGRLIAKLAKSEQRAASMKTFPCLMIAMAYLWCAVDGSQGGLLTLSCMTFEEDYNFKEDKFDGTWYEVRRLSDPSATQHEDCVVMNYKLGEQGSFEIRQSYQVGDESEPIYRSGRAEPKVFQDARIPKFFERFNTTDPADPDISIDIVATDYSSYAVVYSCTSINSTHHLESAWVLSRQPALAKNVVELVNLFLESRFTRPDHKWRATIHTADYCKPTSVEELPMYAGAGTRTALSMPAVLLGMLLAVLLH; translated from the exons ATGAACTCCATCCAACTGCTCGCAGCAGCGTTCGTGCTCGGCCTGGTCGGACTGACCAGCGGCCAGCTCGTCTCGCCCGGAGTCTGCCAGGACTTTCCGGTGCACGTGAACTTCGATGTGCCGCGCTACCTTGGCCTGTGGTACGAGATCCGCCGCTACGAGCAGGTGTTCCAGCGTGGTGGTGAGTGCGTTACCGCCGAGTACTCGCTGAACGACGATGGTAGCGTGCGCGTGTTCAACTCGATGCTGGTGCCGCCCGGCCAGGTCCGCCAGTCTGATGTGGGCCGTGCCGTGGTTGCCTTCCCCGATGAGTCGCCGCTGGAGGCCAAGCTGAACGTTACCTTCGATGCGA CTGCCACCGACATCTCCGCCAACTACTGGGTGCTGGGTACGGACTACGACAGCTACGCCGTCGTGTGGGGCTGCTTCGGAGTGGGCACGACGCTGCGTGCCGAAAGTGCCTGGATCCTGTCCCGCACGCCCACGCTGACGCCGCAGGCTGAGGCCGAGGTTCAGCGCTACGTCGACCTGTACCTGAGCGAGGAAGACCTTCGTCCGACCGTCCAGAACTTGGACTT CTGCTGCACGATCGATCCCGAAGTTACCGCTTACCCGCAGTGCCCAACACA TATGAGTGCATTATCGACGGTACTGCTGCTAGCGGGACTAGTGGCCTGTGTTGCCGGGCTGCTGACGGACGAGGCCTGCCCACAGGATGTGACGGCGATGAGTGGCTTTTCGCTGAACGATTACGCCGGCCGCTGGTACGAGATCAAGCGGTACGAGCAGTTCTACGAGAAGGATCTGGACTGCGTGGTGGCCGAGTATCAGAAGACGGGCGACAACAGCATCTCGGTGAAGAATGGTGCCTTCAGCCTGGCGAACAATACGCGCGTGGTGGCGGACGGTACGGCCGTGGTATCCTACCCGGACGACGCGACCCATCCGGCCAAGCTGAGCGTCGCGTTCTTCGGAGCAA AGGCCGATCGTAGCAACTACTGGGTGCTAGACACCGACTACACCTCGTTCGCCGTCGTCTGGTCCTGTGAGCCGTTCTTCCGCGATCCCTCCAAGAATGTCC TCGGTTTCTGGATCTTCTCGCGCAACCAAACCTTCCCGACCGACGAAGCCGTGGTGAAGCGCGTGGACGAGCTGGTGAAGAAGTACGCCGACGCGTCCAAGTTCGAA CTAGTTTTGGCTCGACAGTTTAAAGTTACAACGGTGAAAATGTTGAAGCAGTTGGTTTGTGGCGCCCTCTTCCTGGCCACCCTAGTACAGGGGACGATTTTCGAGCGACCGTGCCGTACGGATGTTGCCGTTGTGCAGGACTTCCAGGTGGATCAG TATCTCGGCCTGTGGTACGATCTGGAACACTACGAGGCCAGCTTCGAGCAGAACACGGATTGCGTAACGGCCGAGTACAGCCGGTACGCGGACGGTTCGATCCGGGTGTTCAACTCGGCCGTTCGGCTCACCGACGGGCTGCTGTACGCCGTGGACGGACTGGCACTGCTGAGCTACCCGGAGGCGGAAGTGCTGGAGGCAAAGCTGAACGTTTCATTCTACGGTGCAC CGAATGATGAATCAAACTACTGGATATTGGATACGGACTACGAGAACTACTCGATTGTGTGGAGCTGCGAACCGATCGGAGAGGAACGATCGCTCG AATACTATTGGCTGCTCTCCCGCACCCCAGCGCTGCCGGAGGACGAGGAGCTGAGGGAGAAGATTGAAATTCTCAAGGAGCAGAACGGCATCATCGACGACGAGCTCATCATTACGGAACACTTTGCCGAAGG TTGCAACATTAAGCGAAACG CATTAGCCGTGCTGATCGTCAGCAGCCTGCAAGTGGCAGTGGGATTTGTGGTACGCGATGGAAACTGCACACTGGCCACGGCAAATCTGCCATTTGTGAAAGACTTTCAGCTGGAACAG TATCTTGGCAAGTGGTACGAGCTGGAACGGTACGAGCAGGACTACGAGCGTAACATGGAGTGCGTGTCGATCGTGTACCGATGGCAGCAACCGCTCGAAACGCTCGACGTGAACTATCGTGGCTATCTGCCGCACAATGGTACCGTCAACACCTTCACCGGCAGCGGTGTATTCAGCCAGGAGCCGGCGCAGGAAACCGCTAACTCTACGGCACCTACCACGGCTGCTAAGCTGCTCGTATCGTTTGGCAGAG TGTACAATGCCACCAACTACTGGGTAGTGGATACGGATTACGTCAACTACGCGATCGTGTACTCCTGCGTGACGTTCGCCGAGATGGGCCAGGCCGTCGAGGGCTACTGGCTGCTGGCACGCACACCCAACCTGCCGGACAACCAGACCGTGATCGAGCGCGTCAAATACCTGCGCTCCACGTACTTCCAGGTGTCGCACATGCGCTTCACAAACCACACCGAGGAACT ACTGGACATCATGTCGTTCGTacggtgtttgtttgtggtgctggtggcggCCGGCTCGATTGCGCTGGCTCAACGGATCGTCAGTCAACCGTGCCCGGACCCGGCCAACCGTCCGGTCGTGCAGTATTTCGATCTGCAAAGG TACGTTGACGGCCGATGGTACGAGATCTCGCGGTACGATCAACACTTCGAGAAGGACTGTGACTGCGGGTACGCCACGTACACACCGCTGGCGGATGGGTCGGTGCGGGTGCAGAACTGCTGCGAACGGTTGCCCAACACAACGGTCAAATGTAGCATCGGCAAGGCGGTGGTTAGCTATCCGGACGTGTTCCCGCTGGAAGGCAGGTTTAATGTCACATTCGGTGGAC CACCGAAAACCTCCAACTACTGGATCCTGGACACGGACTATGACAACTACGCGCTGATCTACTACTGCAAGAATCTGTCCGAGAGCAAGTCGGCCGAAGCGGCCTGGGTACTGTCGAAGCAGCGAACGATCCATCCGTCGGTGCAGGACACTGTCAACGGGCTGGTGGACAAGTACTTTGTGCGACAGGATATGCGCATCACCGAGCAAAGTCAGGCAAA ATCACTTTCTAAGCCAAACGGGGCCCTAGTGACCTTCACACGAACAGAAAAGGGGCGTCTAATTGCCAAACTTGCTAAAAGTGAACAGCGCGCAGCCAGTATGAAAACGTTCCCTTGTTTGATGATCGCGATGGCGTACCTGTGGTGTGCCGTCGATGGAAGTCAAGGAGGACTGCTCACCCTCTCCTGCATGACGTTTGAGGAGGATTATAACTTTAAAGAGGATAAG TTCGATGGTACGTGGTACGAGGTGCGGCGGCTGAGCGATCCTAGCGCCACCCAGCACGAGGACTGTGTGGTGATGAACTACAAGCTCGGCGAGCAGGGCAGCTTCGAGATACGGCAATCGTACCAGGTGGGCGACGAGAGCGAACCGATCTACCGGAGTGGCAGGGCCGAACCGAAGGTCTTCCAGGACGCTCGCATTCCCAAGTTTTTCGAGCGCTTCAACACGACCGATCCGGCCGATCCGG ACATCTCGATCGACATCGTAGCGACGGACTACAGCAGCTACGCGGTCGTGTACTCCTGCACCTCGATCAATTCCACGCACCATCTCG